The Paraburkholderia acidisoli genome contains a region encoding:
- a CDS encoding tyrosine-type recombinase/integrase — MPLLTDAAVRGLKAREKPYKVSDSGGMYLYVLPTGAKYWRLAYRLAGRQKTFAIGVYPEVTLAEARESRDSAKKLVKAGIDPVSHRADVDQRRLAAQQNTFEVVARQWHNTRKLKWSDNHGAKILSSMERDLFPAFGTKAVGAISRSDILAAIRKVEARGAHEIAHRVLQRCVAVFDFACAGGLVEVNPAARLSGQLTTVPVTHYKAFKESELPEFLGRLSSYDGEEQTGLAIRLLMLTFVRTGELRGATWAEIDFAAGEWRIPAERMKMREGHIVPLSTQAVSVLRRLHALTGGEGLVFPGRTKATSPISENTILFALYRMGYHGRVTGHGFRTTASTILNERGFNADHIERQLAHRPKDKVRDSYNRAQYLPERRRMMQAWADLLDGLEHKARTSAGSAARAAAL; from the coding sequence ATGCCCCTCCTGACAGACGCTGCCGTTCGCGGCCTCAAGGCGCGCGAAAAACCCTACAAGGTCTCCGACTCTGGAGGCATGTACTTGTATGTGTTGCCAACTGGCGCGAAATACTGGCGTCTAGCTTACCGATTGGCAGGCCGCCAGAAGACTTTTGCCATTGGCGTTTATCCAGAAGTGACGCTGGCGGAAGCGCGCGAGAGTCGAGATTCGGCAAAAAAACTTGTCAAGGCGGGCATTGATCCCGTGTCCCATCGCGCGGACGTAGATCAACGCCGGCTAGCCGCTCAGCAAAATACCTTCGAAGTTGTGGCCCGCCAGTGGCACAACACGAGAAAGCTGAAGTGGTCAGATAATCACGGCGCGAAAATCCTTAGTTCTATGGAGCGTGACCTTTTTCCTGCGTTCGGGACAAAAGCCGTGGGTGCAATCTCGCGAAGCGATATCTTGGCTGCAATTCGAAAGGTAGAAGCTAGGGGCGCGCACGAGATTGCTCACCGCGTGCTGCAGCGATGCGTTGCTGTGTTTGACTTCGCATGCGCTGGCGGCTTGGTCGAAGTAAATCCAGCGGCACGGCTCAGCGGGCAGCTTACGACCGTGCCCGTTACTCACTACAAGGCATTTAAAGAAAGCGAGCTACCCGAGTTCCTGGGCAGGCTTTCGAGCTATGACGGCGAAGAGCAAACCGGCCTTGCGATCCGACTCCTGATGCTCACTTTCGTCAGAACTGGCGAATTACGCGGGGCAACTTGGGCAGAGATTGACTTTGCCGCTGGGGAATGGCGTATTCCAGCGGAGCGGATGAAAATGCGCGAAGGGCATATTGTTCCGCTTTCGACTCAGGCCGTTTCGGTGTTGCGCCGCCTCCATGCGCTGACTGGTGGGGAGGGTTTGGTTTTCCCCGGAAGAACAAAGGCGACTAGCCCCATAAGCGAAAATACGATTCTTTTCGCGCTCTATCGAATGGGATATCACGGGCGCGTGACCGGTCACGGTTTCCGTACAACGGCATCGACAATCTTGAATGAGCGCGGTTTCAACGCGGATCATATCGAGCGTCAGCTTGCGCATCGTCCAAAAGACAAGGTGCGTGATAGCTACAATCGAGCGCAATATCTGCCGGAGCGGCGCAGGATGATGCAAGCATGGGCTGATTTGCTGGATGGATTGGAGCACAAAGCGCGCACGTCGGCGGGATCGGCAGCAAGGGCGGCAGCACTTTGA
- a CDS encoding glutathione S-transferase N-terminal domain-containing protein, which yields MMVLYSGTTCPFSQRCRLVLFEKGMDFEIRDVDLFNKPEDIAVMNPYGQVPILVERDLILYESNIINEYIDERFPHPQLMPADPVQRARARLFLLNFEKELFVHVSTLENEKGKAAEKNHEKARLAIRDRLTQLAPIFLKNKYMLGEEFSMLDVAIAPLLWRLDHYGIELSKNAAPLMKYAERIFSRPAYIEALTPSEKVMRR from the coding sequence ATGATGGTTCTGTACTCCGGCACTACCTGCCCGTTCTCCCAGCGCTGCCGGCTGGTGTTGTTCGAAAAGGGCATGGACTTCGAAATCCGCGACGTCGACCTGTTCAACAAACCGGAAGACATCGCCGTGATGAATCCGTACGGTCAGGTGCCGATTCTGGTCGAACGCGACCTGATTCTGTACGAGTCGAACATCATCAATGAGTACATCGACGAGCGCTTCCCGCACCCGCAGCTGATGCCGGCGGACCCGGTGCAGCGCGCGCGCGCCCGCCTGTTCCTGCTCAACTTCGAGAAAGAACTGTTCGTGCACGTGAGTACGCTCGAAAACGAGAAGGGCAAGGCCGCCGAGAAGAACCACGAGAAGGCGCGCCTCGCGATCCGCGACCGCCTCACGCAGCTCGCGCCGATCTTCCTGAAGAACAAGTACATGCTGGGCGAAGAGTTCTCGATGCTCGACGTCGCGATCGCGCCGCTCCTGTGGCGCCTCGACCACTACGGCATCGAACTCTCGAAGAACGCCGCGCCGCTCATGAAGTACGCCGAGCGCATCTTCAGCCGTCCGGCCTACATCGAAGCGCTCACGCCGTCCGAAAAGGTCATGCGCCGCTAA
- a CDS encoding RNA-dependent RNA polymerase family protein has translation MAKIQARFARSTSSAHLFVAASRSAPRPAHKLPPGYRKWRREALFHQRVLRGDIEKAALLARDGRGLKQLCVAVGRYLASDDTQLLALRQVFSQGEPRGSNWEHSFVSHWDGRGEELRRKLHPGWPSAESRVPKYVPKADGAKRLTWRFGPSMRARHVLVKQALEPLIAARLWKQMLNDGGRVPGLYEVREALGDPAISHYASVDVKAFFDSVDLRRATQILPLTRQVLENTVCMRPEDWARAQSNGAPPSIASCSVAARRPLALLQGAASSPLIAYYLLESAFAGIEDVFPYADNALILGYSPEDVDAKVSRYRSNLVEHPVGPLQLGSIERGEVTCAGGFDYLGVNFETSDNQYGERRHVRLTVSESTLDAFFKKFDAWLASDKRNNDRSLSRASRALRGFIIAMPTDDRAAVLQSALQLAQRRGVGIQPLTDAVNDLVARAFG, from the coding sequence ATGGCGAAAATTCAGGCAAGGTTTGCGCGATCTACGTCCTCCGCGCATTTGTTTGTTGCGGCATCGCGAAGCGCCCCCCGGCCAGCGCATAAGCTGCCGCCTGGCTATCGGAAATGGAGGCGTGAGGCTCTTTTTCACCAGCGCGTGCTACGCGGCGACATTGAGAAAGCCGCATTGCTCGCGCGGGACGGTCGAGGCTTGAAACAGTTGTGTGTTGCGGTAGGGCGTTATCTGGCCTCCGATGACACCCAATTGTTGGCACTTCGCCAGGTATTCAGTCAAGGCGAACCTCGCGGCTCAAATTGGGAGCACAGCTTCGTCAGCCACTGGGACGGGCGCGGCGAAGAGCTAAGGCGCAAGCTGCATCCGGGTTGGCCCTCTGCGGAATCCCGCGTACCGAAATACGTTCCAAAAGCTGACGGGGCGAAGCGTCTGACTTGGAGGTTCGGGCCAAGCATGCGCGCGCGGCACGTGTTGGTTAAGCAGGCGCTGGAGCCGCTTATTGCGGCGCGGTTGTGGAAGCAGATGCTGAACGACGGGGGCCGCGTGCCTGGCCTATACGAGGTTAGGGAAGCACTAGGCGATCCCGCGATCAGCCATTACGCGAGTGTGGATGTAAAAGCGTTTTTCGATTCTGTGGACTTACGCCGAGCCACCCAGATTCTGCCGCTGACACGGCAGGTTCTGGAAAACACGGTGTGTATGCGACCTGAGGACTGGGCACGGGCTCAAAGCAACGGTGCTCCGCCCTCTATAGCGTCGTGTAGCGTTGCTGCCCGTCGCCCGCTGGCTCTGCTTCAAGGAGCGGCCTCGTCGCCCCTCATTGCATACTATCTCCTCGAAAGTGCATTCGCGGGGATAGAAGACGTATTCCCATACGCCGATAACGCGTTGATTTTGGGGTATTCGCCTGAGGATGTCGATGCCAAAGTCTCCCGCTACCGATCCAATTTGGTAGAGCATCCAGTTGGGCCGCTGCAGCTTGGTTCAATCGAAAGAGGAGAGGTAACGTGCGCGGGAGGGTTTGACTACCTCGGGGTCAATTTTGAAACATCCGACAACCAGTATGGCGAGCGCCGGCATGTGCGCTTGACCGTTTCCGAGTCAACTCTAGATGCGTTCTTCAAGAAATTTGACGCTTGGCTGGCGAGTGACAAGCGCAACAACGATAGGTCGTTGTCACGAGCAAGCAGAGCGCTACGTGGCTTCATTATTGCGATGCCAACGGATGACCGAGCAGCCGTGCTTCAATCAGCGCTTCAACTCGCACAGAGACGAGGTGTGGGCATCCAGCCGCTTACAGATGCCGTCAACGATCTCGTTGCAAGAGCATTTGGATAG
- a CDS encoding ClpXP protease specificity-enhancing factor, producing MQEISTKPYLLRALYEWCTDNGFTPHIAVRVDNRTRVPRQFVRDGEIVLNISFEATSQLQMGNEMIEFHARFSGKSHRIEVPVPNVLAIYARENGQGMAFPVEAPPGDADDVLNSEDHEDVGAQEAHDEPAVEPVAPSAARTTDKDDDGGNKGGGKGHLKIVK from the coding sequence ATGCAAGAAATTTCCACCAAGCCGTATCTGCTGCGTGCGCTGTACGAATGGTGCACGGACAACGGCTTCACGCCGCACATCGCGGTGCGGGTCGACAACCGCACGCGCGTGCCGCGCCAGTTCGTGCGCGACGGCGAGATCGTCCTGAACATCAGCTTCGAGGCCACGAGCCAGTTGCAGATGGGCAACGAGATGATCGAGTTTCACGCGCGCTTCTCGGGCAAGTCGCATCGCATCGAGGTGCCGGTGCCGAACGTGCTCGCGATCTACGCGCGCGAGAACGGCCAGGGCATGGCGTTCCCCGTTGAAGCGCCGCCCGGTGACGCCGACGACGTGCTCAATTCCGAAGATCACGAAGACGTTGGCGCGCAGGAAGCGCACGACGAACCGGCGGTCGAACCCGTTGCGCCGAGCGCCGCACGCACCACCGACAAGGACGACGACGGCGGTAACAAGGGCGGCGGCAAGGGTCACCTCAAGATCGTGAAGTAA
- a CDS encoding cytochrome c1 has translation MAALALIFTFGVGSVAAQENIPLDRAPDNGENLASLQHGAQLFVNYCLNCHSASLMRYSRLQDLGIPQKQIEDNLLFTTDKVGNTMSIAMRPDDAKSWFGVAPPDLSVEARARGRDWLYTYLRSFYRDDTRPTGWNNLVFENVSMPHVLWQLQGVRTAKFEETTDEESGEKVRRFAGYQVVTPGKLSPVDYDADVADLVAYLGWMSEPEQKTRKQLGVWVLLFLGILSFFAWRLNAAYWKDIK, from the coding sequence ATGGCCGCGCTGGCGCTGATTTTCACGTTTGGGGTCGGATCCGTAGCTGCGCAGGAAAACATTCCGCTCGACCGCGCTCCCGATAACGGCGAAAATCTTGCTTCGCTGCAGCACGGCGCCCAATTGTTTGTAAACTATTGCCTGAACTGCCATAGTGCGAGCCTGATGCGGTACAGCCGCCTGCAGGATCTCGGCATTCCGCAGAAGCAAATCGAAGATAATCTGCTGTTCACGACCGACAAGGTCGGCAACACGATGTCCATCGCAATGCGCCCGGACGACGCGAAGTCGTGGTTCGGCGTGGCGCCGCCGGACCTCTCCGTCGAAGCGCGGGCGCGCGGGCGCGACTGGCTGTACACGTACCTGCGCAGCTTCTACCGTGACGACACGCGGCCGACCGGCTGGAACAATCTGGTGTTTGAGAATGTGAGCATGCCCCATGTGCTGTGGCAGTTGCAGGGCGTGCGCACGGCGAAGTTCGAGGAAACGACGGACGAGGAAAGCGGGGAAAAGGTTCGTCGCTTCGCGGGGTATCAGGTCGTCACGCCGGGGAAGCTTTCACCGGTGGATTATGATGCTGACGTGGCCGACCTGGTGGCATACCTCGGCTGGATGTCGGAGCCGGAGCAGAAAACCCGCAAGCAGCTTGGCGTGTGGGTGCTTTTGTTCCTCGGCATCCTGAGCTTTTTCGCGTGGCGATTGAACGCCGCGTACTGGAAAGATATCAAATAA
- a CDS encoding helix-turn-helix transcriptional regulator produces the protein MTQPSAERLLRLPIVMARVGLSRATVYRLVKDGCFPGPVRIGVRAVAWRASEIDAWMESRPPYAGE, from the coding sequence ATGACTCAACCTTCTGCAGAACGCTTGTTGCGCTTGCCTATTGTTATGGCACGCGTGGGCCTGTCACGCGCCACCGTTTACCGTCTGGTAAAAGACGGCTGCTTTCCAGGACCGGTCCGCATTGGCGTGCGGGCAGTCGCTTGGCGTGCATCGGAAATTGATGCTTGGATGGAGTCACGCCCTCCGTACGCGGGCGAATAA
- a CDS encoding type IIG restriction enzyme/methyltransferase: MLRAIIAQPPTRVEPAKRHRTNPRANGVAKARRAACRMSRRISLYTLRLRFTLRFPFRFPPPTRHHAAMSDTLTPIRPRKPRTQRARAALDGGFYAGLLHLAGLRESVTGTRRGIERHEPSARVSGTLIELALERIAAQTPSPAATSLDEAQRFALALRIGIAWLSRLVLLKVLETRCVALHDDNPACAFLNARTLGSFRDLGALCEAVFGHGDGNRDGNRDARFAHLPRLGAALIDTGLDARLIDMSTLDDAASLPRCAHDTAGETPLLAGLLDFFAAFDFSTGVAHVASSARPCIDAAALGLVFEKLNGYRDGAWYTPASVAMELARAAVTRAVLSAFNRALGKQYDSVDQLNARLNAQRSEAIFDRDAARAIFDAIRVCDPAVGSGHLLVSALNELLALKARFGLLEGLGDSALTIVADRLRVTRANGEPLCARRDREALRTLDAMLYREKRRLIEQSLFGVDIDADSVGMARVRLAIELLEHADFTERLPELAANLKQGNAALSDVDVANAADTAAPAHDDRGIAFSWRRAFPALFTQNGHAAGANGFDAVIANPPYIDSERMINAGQKPLRDALARRWPSAKGNWDLYVVFMELGLALLKPGGAMAYLTPDKWLAKPFGEAFRARHLRKIERIVALGRGVFDEARVDAIVTIFRAEDLDTLSTARLDGTTLAELTRVNKTALAAPWTLDALLSPHYAFARRLALAHPALGTLLGCENACATADAYRLAPLIEEAEENVDFARHYRVVNTGTLAHYVSRWGAKPMTYLGRQYRAPVVDRARFAATFANGYRAKADAKKVIVKGLTRLDAALDLAGDTIPGKTTLILRSHDEAVLKFAAALLNCPLSGFLIRAQYGASSYNGGVAFTKAMIDALPAPGDPALRARIVALVDRLLAFARAHEPACAQAIAREIDMAIYVAFGLTAAEIDVVEKRG; this comes from the coding sequence GTGCTGAGGGCGATCATCGCGCAGCCGCCAACGCGCGTCGAGCCGGCCAAACGGCATAGGACGAATCCACGCGCGAACGGCGTTGCGAAGGCTCGCCGGGCCGCCTGTAGAATGTCCCGCCGAATTTCGCTTTATACGCTCCGGCTTCGCTTCACGTTACGTTTCCCGTTTCGTTTTCCGCCGCCGACGCGCCACCACGCCGCCATGTCCGACACGCTCACGCCGATCCGCCCACGCAAGCCGCGCACGCAGCGCGCCCGCGCGGCGCTCGACGGCGGCTTCTACGCCGGGCTGCTGCACCTCGCGGGCTTGCGCGAAAGCGTAACGGGCACGCGGCGCGGCATCGAGCGGCACGAACCGTCCGCGCGCGTAAGCGGCACGCTGATCGAACTCGCGCTCGAGCGCATTGCTGCGCAGACGCCATCGCCAGCCGCGACATCGCTCGACGAGGCGCAACGGTTCGCGCTCGCGCTGCGTATAGGCATCGCGTGGCTCAGCCGGCTCGTTTTGCTCAAAGTGCTCGAAACGCGTTGCGTCGCGCTGCACGACGACAACCCCGCCTGTGCGTTCCTGAATGCGCGCACGCTCGGCTCGTTTCGCGATCTCGGCGCGCTTTGCGAAGCCGTATTCGGTCACGGCGATGGCAATCGCGATGGCAACCGCGACGCGCGCTTCGCTCATCTGCCGCGCCTCGGCGCCGCGCTGATCGACACCGGCCTCGACGCGCGCCTTATCGACATGAGCACGCTCGACGACGCCGCCAGCTTGCCGCGCTGCGCGCACGACACCGCTGGCGAAACGCCCCTGCTCGCCGGTTTGCTCGACTTTTTCGCGGCGTTCGACTTCTCGACCGGTGTCGCGCACGTCGCGTCGTCGGCGCGGCCGTGCATCGACGCCGCCGCGCTCGGCCTCGTCTTCGAAAAGCTCAACGGCTATCGCGACGGCGCGTGGTACACGCCCGCCAGCGTCGCGATGGAACTCGCGCGCGCGGCCGTCACGCGCGCGGTGCTCAGCGCATTCAATCGTGCGCTGGGCAAGCAGTACGACAGCGTCGATCAACTAAACGCTCGACTGAACGCTCAGCGATCCGAAGCGATTTTCGATCGCGACGCCGCGCGCGCCATCTTCGACGCGATCCGCGTGTGCGATCCCGCCGTGGGCTCGGGGCACCTGCTGGTATCCGCGCTCAACGAATTGCTCGCGCTCAAGGCGCGATTCGGCCTGCTCGAAGGGCTCGGCGACAGCGCGCTCACGATCGTGGCGGACCGGCTTCGCGTCACGCGCGCGAACGGCGAGCCGCTTTGCGCGCGGCGCGATCGCGAGGCGTTGCGCACGCTCGACGCGATGCTGTACCGCGAGAAACGCCGCCTCATCGAACAGTCGCTGTTCGGCGTGGATATCGACGCCGACTCCGTGGGCATGGCGCGCGTGCGGCTCGCGATCGAACTGCTCGAACACGCCGATTTCACCGAGCGCTTGCCCGAGCTCGCGGCGAATCTCAAGCAAGGCAATGCGGCGTTGAGCGATGTCGATGTTGCGAACGCCGCCGATACCGCGGCGCCTGCGCACGACGACCGCGGCATCGCGTTCTCGTGGCGCCGCGCCTTTCCCGCGCTGTTCACGCAAAACGGGCACGCGGCGGGCGCGAACGGCTTCGACGCCGTGATCGCCAATCCGCCCTATATCGATTCCGAGCGCATGATCAACGCCGGGCAGAAGCCGCTGCGCGACGCGCTCGCGCGGCGCTGGCCGAGCGCGAAAGGCAACTGGGATCTCTACGTCGTCTTCATGGAACTGGGTCTCGCGCTGCTGAAACCGGGCGGCGCGATGGCGTACCTCACGCCCGACAAATGGCTCGCGAAACCGTTCGGCGAGGCGTTTCGCGCGCGGCATCTGCGCAAGATCGAGCGCATCGTCGCGCTGGGGCGCGGCGTGTTCGACGAGGCGCGCGTCGACGCCATCGTGACGATCTTTCGCGCGGAGGATCTCGATACGCTGAGCACCGCGCGGCTCGACGGCACGACGCTTGCCGAACTCACGCGCGTGAACAAGACGGCGCTCGCCGCGCCGTGGACGCTCGACGCGCTGCTCTCGCCGCATTACGCGTTCGCGCGGCGCCTCGCGCTCGCGCATCCGGCGCTCGGCACGCTGCTCGGTTGCGAGAATGCCTGCGCGACCGCCGACGCGTATCGCCTCGCGCCGCTCATCGAAGAAGCCGAAGAGAACGTCGATTTCGCGCGCCACTATCGCGTGGTGAACACGGGCACGCTCGCGCATTACGTGTCGCGCTGGGGCGCGAAACCGATGACTTATCTGGGCCGGCAATATCGGGCGCCGGTCGTCGATCGCGCGCGCTTCGCCGCGACCTTCGCGAACGGCTATCGCGCGAAAGCGGACGCGAAGAAGGTGATCGTCAAAGGGCTCACGCGGCTCGACGCGGCGCTCGATCTCGCCGGCGACACGATCCCCGGCAAGACCACGCTGATCCTGCGCAGCCACGACGAGGCCGTGCTCAAGTTCGCGGCCGCGCTGCTCAACTGCCCGCTCTCGGGATTCCTGATTCGCGCGCAGTACGGTGCCTCGAGCTACAACGGCGGCGTGGCGTTCACGAAGGCGATGATCGACGCGTTGCCCGCGCCCGGCGATCCCGCGTTACGCGCGCGCATCGTGGCGCTCGTCGACCGTTTGCTGGCGTTCGCGCGCGCGCATGAGCCAGCGTGCGCGCAGGCGATCGCCCGCGAAATCGACATGGCGATCTATGTGGCGTTCGGGCTGACGGCAGCGGAGATCGACGTGGTGGAGAAGCGGGGGTGA